In Solanum stenotomum isolate F172 chromosome 6, ASM1918654v1, whole genome shotgun sequence, one DNA window encodes the following:
- the LOC125866971 gene encoding basic leucine zipper 43-like, with amino-acid sequence MIPSETAATHYFSSENPSLLPLDFNFMQNSSPSLHFSRYLTNILPNYPVNDFNNLLPSCISSNSTSDETDEQQLKIIDERKKRRMISNRESARRSRMRKQRQLDELWSQVLRLRTENHNLIDKLNHVSECHDKVLQENSQLKEETSDLRQMLTDLQFNSPFPDLCDLEDVPCTTAHLKAESSNLSITHSTNLLH; translated from the coding sequence ATGATTCCATCAGAAACTGCAGCAACTCACTATTTTTCTTCTGAAAATCCTTCACTTCTGCCTCTTGACTTCAATTTCATGCAAAACAGTTCACCATCACTCCACTTTAGTAGATACTTAACTAATATTCTACCAAACTATCCTGTTAACGACTTCAATAATCTATTACCTTCTTGCATCAGTAGTAACTCTACCTCTGATGAAACGGATGAGCAACAACTTAAGATCATCGacgagagaaagaagaggaggatGATATCTAATCGAGAATCAGCAAGAAGATCAAGGATGAGGAAACAAAGACAACTTGATGAGTTATGGTCACAAGTTCTTCGTCTTAGAACGGAGAATCATAATTTGATTGATAAACTAAATCATGTCTCGGAATGTCATGACAAAGTCCTTCAAGAGAATTCACAGTTAAAGGAAGAAACTTCAGACCTTCGTCAGATGCTTACTGATCTCCAGTTTAATAGTCCTTTCCCTGATTTATGTGACCTCGAAGATGTTCCTTGCACCACTGCTCATCTCAAGGCTGAATCGTCGAACCTATCCATCACTCATTCAACAAATTTGCTTCACTGA